One genomic window of Etheostoma spectabile isolate EspeVRDwgs_2016 chromosome 5, UIUC_Espe_1.0, whole genome shotgun sequence includes the following:
- the si:ch211-12e13.1 gene encoding uncharacterized protein si:ch211-12e13.1 isoform X3, with protein MSGDMMATVDILAGLVRVCQSLKTLQPVDELKKGPFMLQVRVLEYRQIDAGVEVDICLSATSRTRSPVWESVLTLLSKNKLQKVGRRLSKNERQPDEPVPENVKQIELQVPRTTGLQCAWSFSDYSLYRLLSLPARLFGYRGHTAPSLWMLSVCLAEIEKHKGVGVITAPINVTAQFGEPLLVPGRVAIKFWEKTKNLSQSPIQGLSFHVQQHGSNISHMMGLISR; from the exons ATGTCTGGTGATATGATGGCAACTGTGGATATTTTGGCAGGTCTCGTTCGTGTGTGTCAGAGTTTGAAAACCCTTCAGCCAGTGGATGAACTAAAGAAGGGTCCGTTCATGCTGCAGGTTCGAGTCCTGGAGTACCGGCAAATTGATGCAGGGGTGGAGGTcgacatctgtctgtctgccacgTCTCGTACCAGAAGCCCCGTGTGGGAGAGCGTCCTGACGCTGCTGTCCAAAAACAAGCTCCAAAAAGTTGGAAGACGCTTATCCAAGAATGAAC GCCAACCAGATGAGCCTGTGCCAGAAAATGTGAAGCAGATAGAGCTCCAAGTTCCCAGGACTACCGGCCTGCAGTGTGCATGGTCCTTCTCAGACTACTCCCTTTATCGGCTCCTCTCTCTACCGGCCCGGCTCTTTGGCTACAGGGGGCACACCGCACCCAGTCTCTGgatgctgtctgtctgcttggCTGAAATAGAAAAGCACAAAG GAGTTGGAGTCATCACAGCGCCCATCAACGTCACTGCCCAGTTTGGGGAGCCTCTGTTGGTACCAGGAAGAGTGGCGATCAAGTTTTGGGAAAAGACCAAAAATCTGAGTCAGTCTCCGATCCAAGGCCTCAGCTTTCACGTGCAGCAACATGGAAGCAACATATCTCACATGATGGGATTGATTTCTAGGTGA
- the LOC116689667 gene encoding immediate early response 3-interacting protein 1 — MAFTLYSLIQAAILCVNAVAVLHEERFLSKIGWGVDQTVGGFGDEPGIKVQLMNLVRSVRTVMRVPLIAVNAVCIVLLLLFG; from the exons ATGGCTTTTACTTTGTACTCCCTTATTCAAGCAGCGATTCTTTGCGTCAACGCTGTCGCTGTATTACACGAAGAAAGATTTCTCAGTAaaa TCGGCTGGGGGGTCGACCAGACTGTCGGAGGTTTCGGTGATGAACCAGGCATCAAAGTGCAGCTAATGAACCTTGTCCGCTCTGTGAGGACAGTGATGAGAG TGCCGTTGATTGCAGTGAATGCAGTCTGTATAGTGCTGCTGCTTCTGTTTGGATGA
- the si:ch211-12e13.1 gene encoding uncharacterized protein si:ch211-12e13.1 isoform X1 has translation MSGDMMATVDILAGLVRVCQSLKTLQPVDELKKGPFMLQVRVLEYRQIDAGVEVDICLSATSRTRSPVWESVLTLLSKNKLQKVGRRLSKNEHEQQSGDFCLGQPDEPVPENVKQIELQVPRTTGLQCAWSFSDYSLYRLLSLPARLFGYRGHTAPSLWMLSVCLAEIEKHKGVGVITAPINVTAQFGEPLLVPGRVAIKFWEKTKNLSQSPIQGLSFHVQQHGSNISHMMGLISR, from the exons ATGTCTGGTGATATGATGGCAACTGTGGATATTTTGGCAGGTCTCGTTCGTGTGTGTCAGAGTTTGAAAACCCTTCAGCCAGTGGATGAACTAAAGAAGGGTCCGTTCATGCTGCAGGTTCGAGTCCTGGAGTACCGGCAAATTGATGCAGGGGTGGAGGTcgacatctgtctgtctgccacgTCTCGTACCAGAAGCCCCGTGTGGGAGAGCGTCCTGACGCTGCTGTCCAAAAACAAGCTCCAAAAAGTTGGAAGACGCTTATCCAAGAATGAACATGAGCAGCAATCTGGTGATTTCTGCTTAG GCCAACCAGATGAGCCTGTGCCAGAAAATGTGAAGCAGATAGAGCTCCAAGTTCCCAGGACTACCGGCCTGCAGTGTGCATGGTCCTTCTCAGACTACTCCCTTTATCGGCTCCTCTCTCTACCGGCCCGGCTCTTTGGCTACAGGGGGCACACCGCACCCAGTCTCTGgatgctgtctgtctgcttggCTGAAATAGAAAAGCACAAAG GAGTTGGAGTCATCACAGCGCCCATCAACGTCACTGCCCAGTTTGGGGAGCCTCTGTTGGTACCAGGAAGAGTGGCGATCAAGTTTTGGGAAAAGACCAAAAATCTGAGTCAGTCTCCGATCCAAGGCCTCAGCTTTCACGTGCAGCAACATGGAAGCAACATATCTCACATGATGGGATTGATTTCTAGGTGA
- the si:ch211-12e13.1 gene encoding uncharacterized protein si:ch211-12e13.1 isoform X2, with product MSGDMMATVDILAGLVRVCQSLKTLQPVDELKKGPFMLQVRVLEYRQIDAGVEVDICLSATSRTRSPVWESVLTLLSKNKLQKVGRRLSKNEHEQQSGQPDEPVPENVKQIELQVPRTTGLQCAWSFSDYSLYRLLSLPARLFGYRGHTAPSLWMLSVCLAEIEKHKGVGVITAPINVTAQFGEPLLVPGRVAIKFWEKTKNLSQSPIQGLSFHVQQHGSNISHMMGLISR from the exons ATGTCTGGTGATATGATGGCAACTGTGGATATTTTGGCAGGTCTCGTTCGTGTGTGTCAGAGTTTGAAAACCCTTCAGCCAGTGGATGAACTAAAGAAGGGTCCGTTCATGCTGCAGGTTCGAGTCCTGGAGTACCGGCAAATTGATGCAGGGGTGGAGGTcgacatctgtctgtctgccacgTCTCGTACCAGAAGCCCCGTGTGGGAGAGCGTCCTGACGCTGCTGTCCAAAAACAAGCTCCAAAAAGTTGGAAGACGCTTATCCAAGAATGAACATGAGCAGCAATCTG GCCAACCAGATGAGCCTGTGCCAGAAAATGTGAAGCAGATAGAGCTCCAAGTTCCCAGGACTACCGGCCTGCAGTGTGCATGGTCCTTCTCAGACTACTCCCTTTATCGGCTCCTCTCTCTACCGGCCCGGCTCTTTGGCTACAGGGGGCACACCGCACCCAGTCTCTGgatgctgtctgtctgcttggCTGAAATAGAAAAGCACAAAG GAGTTGGAGTCATCACAGCGCCCATCAACGTCACTGCCCAGTTTGGGGAGCCTCTGTTGGTACCAGGAAGAGTGGCGATCAAGTTTTGGGAAAAGACCAAAAATCTGAGTCAGTCTCCGATCCAAGGCCTCAGCTTTCACGTGCAGCAACATGGAAGCAACATATCTCACATGATGGGATTGATTTCTAGGTGA
- the LOC116689665 gene encoding mothers against decapentaplegic homolog 2 isoform X1 — MSSILPFTPPVVKRLLGWKKSTSGPGGAGGGEQNGQEEKWCEKAVKSLVKKLKKTGQLDELEKAITTQNCNTKCVTIPSNCSEIWGLSTPNTIEQWDTSGLYSYPDQTRSLDGRLQVSHRKGLPHVIYCRLWRWPDLHSHHELRAIEACEYAFHLKKDEVCINPYHYQRVETPVLPPVLVPRHSEILQDLPPLDDYTHSIPENTNFPAGIEPPNNYIPETPPPGYISEDGEASDQQMNQSMDTGSPAELSPSSLSPVNHSMDLQPVTYSEPAFWCSIAYYELNQRVGETFHASQPSLTVDGFTDPSNSERFCLGLLSNVNRNATVEMTRRHIGRGVRLYYIGGEVFAECLSDSAIFVQSPNCNQRYGWHPATVCKIPPGCNLKIFNNQEFAALLAQSVNQGFEAVYQLTRMCTIRMSFVKGWGAEYRRQTVTSTPCWIELHLNGPLQWLDKVLTQMGSPSARCSSMS, encoded by the exons ATGTCCTCCATCTTGCCGTTCACCCCTCCTGTGGTGAAGAGGCTGTTGGGCTGGAAAAAGTCTACTAGCGGCCCCGGTGGAGCAGGTGGCGGGGAACAGAACGGGCAAGAGGAGAAATGGTGCGAGAAGGCTGTGAAGAGCTTAGTGAAGAAGCTAAAGAAGACAGGCCAGCTAGATGAGCTGGAGAAAGCTATCACCACACAGAACTGCAACACCAAGTGTGTCACCATCCCCAG CAATTGCTCTGAAATATGGGGACTGAGTACACCAAATACGATAGAACAGTGGGATACATCAGGCCTATACAGCTACCCTGACCAAACCAG ATCCCTGGATGGCCGCCTGCAGGTCTCCCACAGGAAGGGGCTTCCCCATGTTATCTACTGCCGCTTGTGGCGATGGCCAGATCTTCACAGTCACCACGAGCTGCGCGCCATCGAGGCCTGTGAGTATGCCTTCCACCTCAAGAAGGATGAGGTCTGCATCAACCCCTACCACTACCAGAGGGTGGAGACACCAG TGCTGCCTCCTGTTCTTGTGCCAAGACATTCAGAAATCCTGCAAGATCTCCCACCTCTGGATGACTACACTCATTCCATACCTGAGAACACAAACTTCCCTGCAGGAATCGAACCTCCAAACAACTATATACCAG AAACGCCTCCACCAGGCTACATCAGTGAGGATGGGGAGGCAAGCGATCAGCAGATGAATCAAAGTATGGACACAG GTTCTCCAGCAGAGCTCTCCCCCAGCTCCCTGTCTCCTGTCAACCACAGCATGG ACCTCCAGCCGGTGACTTACTCTGAGCCAGCCTTCTGGTGCTCTATAGCCTATTACGAGCTGAACCAGCGTGTTGGGGAGACGTTCCACGCCTCTCAGCCCTCGCTGACGGTGGATGGATTCACAGATCCATCAAACTCAGAGCGCTTCTGCCTGGGCCTGCTGTCTAATGTCAACAGGAACGCCACTGTGGAGATGACCCGGAGGCATATAG GAAGAGGAGTTAGACTCTACTACATTGGAGGGGAGGTATTTGCTGAGTGCCTGAGTGATAGCGCCATCTTTGTCCAGAGTCCAAACTGCAACCAGCGGTATGGCTGGCATCCAGCAACAGTGTGTAAAATTCCTCCAG GTTGTAATCTAAAAATCTTCAACAACCAGGAATTTGCAGCCCTGCTGGCTCAGTCAGTCAACCAGGGCTTTGAGGCTGTTTACCAGCTCACCAGGATGTGCACCATCCGCATGAGCTTTGTCAAAGGCTGGGGAGCCGAGTACAG GCGGCAGACTGTCACAAGCACTCCTTGCTGGATCGAGCTGCATTTGAACGGCCCCCTGCAGTGGCTGGACAAGGTTCTGACCCAGATGGGTTCCCCGTCTGCACGCTGCTCCAGTATGTCCTAA
- the LOC116689665 gene encoding mothers against decapentaplegic homolog 2 isoform X2, whose protein sequence is MSSILPFTPPVVKRLLGWKKSTSGPGGAGGGEQNGQEEKWCEKAVKSLVKKLKKTGQLDELEKAITTQNCNTKCVTIPSNCSEIWGLSTPNTIEQWDTSGLYSYPDQTRSLDGRLQVSHRKGLPHVIYCRLWRWPDLHSHHELRAIEACEYAFHLKKDEVCINPYHYQRVETPVLPPVLVPRHSEILQDLPPLDDYTHSIPENTNFPAGIEPPNNYIPETPPPGYISEDGEASDQQMNQSSPAELSPSSLSPVNHSMDLQPVTYSEPAFWCSIAYYELNQRVGETFHASQPSLTVDGFTDPSNSERFCLGLLSNVNRNATVEMTRRHIGRGVRLYYIGGEVFAECLSDSAIFVQSPNCNQRYGWHPATVCKIPPGCNLKIFNNQEFAALLAQSVNQGFEAVYQLTRMCTIRMSFVKGWGAEYRRQTVTSTPCWIELHLNGPLQWLDKVLTQMGSPSARCSSMS, encoded by the exons ATGTCCTCCATCTTGCCGTTCACCCCTCCTGTGGTGAAGAGGCTGTTGGGCTGGAAAAAGTCTACTAGCGGCCCCGGTGGAGCAGGTGGCGGGGAACAGAACGGGCAAGAGGAGAAATGGTGCGAGAAGGCTGTGAAGAGCTTAGTGAAGAAGCTAAAGAAGACAGGCCAGCTAGATGAGCTGGAGAAAGCTATCACCACACAGAACTGCAACACCAAGTGTGTCACCATCCCCAG CAATTGCTCTGAAATATGGGGACTGAGTACACCAAATACGATAGAACAGTGGGATACATCAGGCCTATACAGCTACCCTGACCAAACCAG ATCCCTGGATGGCCGCCTGCAGGTCTCCCACAGGAAGGGGCTTCCCCATGTTATCTACTGCCGCTTGTGGCGATGGCCAGATCTTCACAGTCACCACGAGCTGCGCGCCATCGAGGCCTGTGAGTATGCCTTCCACCTCAAGAAGGATGAGGTCTGCATCAACCCCTACCACTACCAGAGGGTGGAGACACCAG TGCTGCCTCCTGTTCTTGTGCCAAGACATTCAGAAATCCTGCAAGATCTCCCACCTCTGGATGACTACACTCATTCCATACCTGAGAACACAAACTTCCCTGCAGGAATCGAACCTCCAAACAACTATATACCAG AAACGCCTCCACCAGGCTACATCAGTGAGGATGGGGAGGCAAGCGATCAGCAGATGAATCAAA GTTCTCCAGCAGAGCTCTCCCCCAGCTCCCTGTCTCCTGTCAACCACAGCATGG ACCTCCAGCCGGTGACTTACTCTGAGCCAGCCTTCTGGTGCTCTATAGCCTATTACGAGCTGAACCAGCGTGTTGGGGAGACGTTCCACGCCTCTCAGCCCTCGCTGACGGTGGATGGATTCACAGATCCATCAAACTCAGAGCGCTTCTGCCTGGGCCTGCTGTCTAATGTCAACAGGAACGCCACTGTGGAGATGACCCGGAGGCATATAG GAAGAGGAGTTAGACTCTACTACATTGGAGGGGAGGTATTTGCTGAGTGCCTGAGTGATAGCGCCATCTTTGTCCAGAGTCCAAACTGCAACCAGCGGTATGGCTGGCATCCAGCAACAGTGTGTAAAATTCCTCCAG GTTGTAATCTAAAAATCTTCAACAACCAGGAATTTGCAGCCCTGCTGGCTCAGTCAGTCAACCAGGGCTTTGAGGCTGTTTACCAGCTCACCAGGATGTGCACCATCCGCATGAGCTTTGTCAAAGGCTGGGGAGCCGAGTACAG GCGGCAGACTGTCACAAGCACTCCTTGCTGGATCGAGCTGCATTTGAACGGCCCCCTGCAGTGGCTGGACAAGGTTCTGACCCAGATGGGTTCCCCGTCTGCACGCTGCTCCAGTATGTCCTAA